Proteins co-encoded in one Nicotiana sylvestris chromosome 7, ASM39365v2, whole genome shotgun sequence genomic window:
- the LOC104242895 gene encoding putative ribonuclease H protein At1g65750, with protein MTSPKIHINIKWHRPPKGWFKLNIDASFNKSLQNCGLGGVIRNANGHWIVGFANSAHARGSLHAKIKPLLAGLKTAHTWGMFPLQIETDLMEVILSIQKGNNFYAKLVNKYRLLMHQQKEVIIQHELRQGNKVAHQMEKKANVDLRKEKVFVEPPDDVKNLVESDLLEQ; from the coding sequence ATGACTTCTCCAAAAATCCACATCAATATTAAATGGCATAGACCCCCAAAGGGATGGTTCAAACTAAACATAGATGCAAGCTTCAACAAAAGTTTGCAAAATTGTGGCCTGGGTGGAGTAATCAGAAATGCTAATGGTCACTGGATAGTTGGCTTTGCAAACTCAGCTCATGCACGTGGGTCACTACATGCTAAGATCAAACCATTACTAGCAGGACTTAAAACAGCTCATACTTGGGGGATGTTCCCTCTCCAAATTGAAACAGATTTGATGGAGGTAATCCTGTCAATCCAAAAGGGTAATAATTTTTATGCTAAACTTGTCAACAAATACAGGTTATTAATGCACCAACAGAAGGAGGTAATCATCCAGCACGAGTTAAGGCAAGGGAATAAGGTAGCTCACCAAATGGAAAAGAAGGCAAATGTTGATCTCAGGAAGGAGAAAGTTTTTGTGGAACCACCAGATGATGTAAAAAATCTAGTAGAAAGTGATTTACTAGAACAATAA